The Stomoxys calcitrans chromosome 3, idStoCalc2.1, whole genome shotgun sequence genome includes a region encoding these proteins:
- the LOC106092246 gene encoding uncharacterized protein LOC106092246 yields the protein MDLIFNLVSDFVVQVFDFGYLLTWITLRLTSILILVTQFFYHLLESVANGVHSVLDYLPLCDDGIFQCGVDAAILFSWNLRDFYSNIKDSMSMWQILVVGVWLLLIVWSHNLRKILCSWIAFMIVGSYAVLRKLVSRRKPTQNPNKTFSTVRLVVLIFSTSFSLVKGVSKFFFRGPRKTTTTNADPDLVCVICYERPKSVLLFPCKHVCLCGECSTNVMNDRMLQYCPLCRELITKTMNVYL from the exons atggatTTGATTTTTAATCTCGTCTCCGATTTTGTTGTTCAAGTATTTGATTTTGGCTACTTACTTACTTGGATTACTTTGCGCTTGACCTCAATATTGATTCTGGTTACCCAATTTTTCTACCATTTGTTGGAGTCCGTTGCGAACGGAGTGCATTCGGTTTTGGACTATCTGCCTCTATGTGACGACGGCATATTCCAATGTGGAGTTGATGCAGCGATATTGTTTAGCTGGAATTTAAGAGACTTTTATTCGAATATAAAAGACTCCATGTCAATGTGGCAGATATTAGTTGTAGGTGTGTGGTTGCTTCTCATTGTGTGGTCGCACAATCTGAGAAAAATTCTTTGCAGTTGGATTGCTTTTATGATAGTGGGATCGTATGCAGTTTTGAGGAAG CTTGTAAGTCGGCGAAAACCAACTCAAAATCCTAATAAGACATTCTCTACAGTGAGGTTGGTCGTTTTGATATTTTCAACATCATTTAGCTTAGTGAAAGGG GTTAGCAAATTTTTCTTTCGTGGCCCAAGAAAGACGACAACAACGAATGCTGATCCCGACTTAGTTTGCGTTATTTGTTACGAACGACCCAAATCTGTACTTTTATTCCCGTGCAAGCACGTTTGTCTATGTGGGGAATGTTCGACAAATGTGATGAATGACCGTATGTTGCAGTACTGTCCATTGTGCCGCGAATTGATAACAAAAACTATGAATGTCTATTTGTAA
- the LOC106092241 gene encoding small glutamine-rich tetratricopeptide repeat-containing protein beta — MPDEVQQTFVRSFIDYLKKQIESQAFTPDAQESCEVAIQCLQAAFDLGEEEAEEQSQTAAEPSGGNTGTTSSALSSTVNPKEVNLFDLFEMHYLERNPEILKMTETIKNEGNRLMKDGKYNEALLQYNRAITYDPKNPIFYCNRAAAYIRLGDNEKAIVDCKSALVYNPNYGKAYGRLGIAYSNLGKYEEAQQAYAKAIDLEPENQDYRNNLEVARNARNHAHANVIPNLQEGLNSMISNPVIRNLFSSAEIDLDQLQSMLQNPMVMNTISQLFSGTRGGVGAAGLGGAGLGGAGGIGPMPNDMLQLFQSFAQQLGAATGQAQNPGNQNPSSNNDQPPPPSSN, encoded by the coding sequence ATGCCGGATGAGGTGCAGCAAACATTTGTCCGTAGTTTTATCGACTACCTGAAGAAACAAATTGAATCACAAGCCTTTACGCCCGATGCCCAAGAAAGCTGTGAAGTCGCTATCCAATGCCTGCAGGCGGCCTTTGATCTGGGGGAAGAAGAAGCTGAGGAACAGTCTCAAACAGCGGCAGAACCGTCTGGAGGCAATACAGGAACTACTTCCAGTGCATTATCCTCCACAGTTAATCCCAAAGAAGTGAATCTGTTTGATTTGTTCGAGATGCATTACTTGGAAAGAAATCCCGAGATATTGAAAATGACTGAAACCATAAAGAATGAAGGGAATCGTCTAATGAAGGATGGGAAATACAATGAAGCTTTGCTGCAATACAATCGCGCCATCACATACGATCCCAAAAATCCAATATTCTACTGCAACAGAGCGGCCGCCTATATCAGATTGGGCGATAATGAAAAGGCCATTGTGGATTGTAAATCGGCTTTGGTGTACAATCCCAATTACGGCAAGGCATATGGTCGCCTAGGCATCGCCTATTCGAATTTGGGCAAATATGAGGAAGCCCAACAGGCCTATGCCAAAGCAATCGATTTGGAACCGGAGAACCAGGACTATCGCAATAATTTGGAAGTAGCTCGTAATGCCCGCAATCATGCACACGCCAATGTGATACCTAACTTGCAAGAAGGACTGAATTCAATGATTTCCAATCCCGTCATTCGTAATCTCTTCAGTAGTGCAGAAATTGATCTAGACCAGCTGCAGTCCATGCTCCAAAATCCAATGGTCATGAATACCATCAGTCAACTATTTTCGGGAACGCGAGGCGGTGTTGGTGCTGCTGGCTTGGGCGGTGCAGGACTAGGTGGTGCTGGTGGCATCGGTCCCATGCCCAACGATATGTTACAATTGTTCCAGAGTTTTGCTCAACAATTAGGAGCTGCTACCGGCCAAGCTCAGAATCCGGGCAACCAAAATCCTTCATCGAATAACGATCAGCCTCCACCTCCATCATCTAATTGA